In Liquorilactobacillus nagelii DSM 13675, the following proteins share a genomic window:
- the recX gene encoding recombination regulator RecX: MKLIITSIEAQKRPHRFNLYLNQTFAFGISEDTLISFQLHKGQTISQKVLEQIRNDEQINQAYQASLNYLTYRMRSSAEVKKKLRSKDYPDDIISATISKLKQQNLLNDYQFALAYLKTMQRTASKGPYEIKKKLQEKRIPPELIEKAFNEYDLQNEQELLVKLVEKYLTHYQNCSFKEKITKTKQRLMIKGFTSTSIDAALVKISPDEDPEQETQVLQKLLSKTWQRYNSLPVAKRKQKAKQFLFRKGFPLEKIDQALIEMTEN; the protein is encoded by the coding sequence TTGAAATTAATAATTACAAGTATTGAAGCCCAGAAAAGGCCACATCGGTTTAACTTATATCTTAATCAAACATTTGCTTTCGGTATTAGTGAAGATACCCTAATTAGCTTTCAGCTCCATAAAGGACAGACTATCTCTCAAAAAGTTCTTGAACAAATCAGAAATGATGAACAAATAAATCAAGCTTATCAAGCAAGTCTGAACTATTTAACTTACCGCATGCGTAGTTCTGCAGAAGTCAAGAAAAAATTACGTAGTAAAGATTACCCTGATGATATTATTTCTGCAACGATTAGTAAACTTAAACAACAAAATCTACTAAACGATTATCAATTTGCGTTAGCTTATTTAAAAACAATGCAAAGAACTGCAAGTAAAGGTCCTTACGAAATTAAAAAAAAGCTACAGGAGAAAAGAATTCCGCCCGAGCTAATTGAAAAAGCATTTAACGAGTATGATCTACAAAATGAACAAGAATTATTAGTTAAACTAGTTGAAAAATATCTTACTCACTATCAAAACTGCTCTTTTAAAGAAAAGATCACTAAGACTAAACAACGCCTAATGATCAAGGGATTTACTAGCACCTCGATAGACGCTGCATTGGTAAAGATTTCTCCTGACGAAGATCCTGAACAAGAAACCCAAGTACTTCAAAAACTTCTGTCAAAAACCTGGCAGAGATATAATTCATTACCAGTTGCCAAACGTAAACAAAAAGCTAAGCAATTTTTATTTCGTAAAGGCTTCCCGCTCGAAAAAATTGATCAAGCTTTAATAGAAATGACTGAAAATTAA
- the rlmD gene encoding 23S rRNA (uracil(1939)-C(5))-methyltransferase RlmD gives MNNFKQKKISSVQLEEGQKIPLTIKRLGINGEGIGYFKHKIVFVTGALPNEVVVAKVTKVLPKYATAEIHRIRRTSSDRVSPRDVYQVGGIELEHLAYPQQLNFKRDLVKQALEKYRPQGFKKYQILSTVGMKNPYFYRNKAQFQVREKGGKIIAGLYRRGTHEVIDLPDFSTQGLLTMKVVRQVCHLIEKLGIPAYNEKNNSGIIKTLIVRESFSTRQVQLTIVTNSAKLIHQTALIQEIHQTLPEVVSIFQNVNPGRQSLVWGEKTKILFGQEKITEQLGTKKYNLSVRAFFQLNPQQTAKMYQIVADALALKPTDHLLDAYCGVGTIGIFLADQVNSVRGMDTIPEAINDAKENASINNCSNTEYVCGTAEDVLPLWLHQGFHPDAAIVDPPRVGLDQRLLEALLQSKPQRLVYISCNPSTLARDLVKLARIYQINYLLPVDMFPQTPRAEVVVKLTLK, from the coding sequence ATGAATAATTTTAAGCAAAAGAAAATTTCGTCAGTTCAGTTGGAAGAAGGACAAAAAATTCCGCTAACAATTAAGCGTCTGGGAATTAATGGAGAAGGTATCGGCTACTTTAAACATAAGATTGTTTTTGTGACTGGAGCACTGCCTAATGAAGTTGTTGTTGCTAAGGTTACTAAAGTTTTGCCTAAATATGCAACCGCTGAGATTCATCGAATTCGTCGAACAAGTTCTGATCGTGTATCTCCACGAGATGTGTATCAGGTTGGTGGAATTGAATTGGAGCATTTAGCTTATCCACAGCAGTTGAATTTTAAGCGAGATTTGGTTAAGCAAGCGCTAGAAAAATATCGCCCACAGGGTTTTAAAAAATACCAAATTCTATCTACAGTTGGGATGAAAAATCCTTACTTCTATCGTAATAAAGCTCAATTTCAAGTTAGAGAGAAAGGTGGCAAAATAATTGCGGGGTTATACCGCCGTGGAACGCATGAAGTAATTGATTTACCCGATTTTAGCACGCAAGGATTATTAACCATGAAAGTTGTTCGGCAGGTTTGCCATTTGATTGAGAAGCTTGGTATCCCGGCCTATAATGAAAAAAATAATTCCGGAATTATTAAAACGCTAATTGTTCGTGAATCATTCAGTACGCGCCAAGTTCAATTAACGATTGTTACCAATTCAGCAAAATTAATTCACCAGACAGCCTTAATTCAAGAAATTCATCAAACATTACCGGAAGTAGTATCGATCTTTCAAAATGTTAATCCTGGTCGACAATCACTAGTCTGGGGAGAGAAAACAAAGATTCTGTTTGGTCAGGAGAAGATTACTGAACAACTTGGCACCAAAAAATATAATTTATCTGTTCGCGCTTTCTTTCAGCTAAATCCACAACAAACAGCTAAAATGTACCAAATCGTTGCGGATGCATTAGCTTTAAAACCAACGGATCATTTGTTAGATGCTTATTGCGGTGTTGGAACAATTGGAATTTTTTTAGCTGATCAGGTTAATTCAGTTCGGGGAATGGATACCATTCCTGAAGCAATTAATGATGCTAAAGAAAATGCTTCAATAAATAATTGTTCAAATACAGAATATGTTTGTGGAACGGCTGAAGATGTTTTGCCTTTATGGTTGCACCAAGGATTTCATCCTGATGCAGCGATTGTCGATCCCCCACGAGTTGGCTTGGATCAACGATTACTTGAAGCTTTACTGCAGTCAAAACCTCAGCGGTTGGTTTACATTTCATGTAACCCTTCAACCTTGGCACGTGATTTGGTTAAACTGGCGCGAATTTATCAAATTAATTATTTGCTGCCGGTGGATATGTTTCCTCAAACACCCAGAGCAGAAGTTGTAGTTAAACTAACTTTGAAATAA
- a CDS encoding DUF402 domain-containing protein: protein MRQSKEPKEGDFITIKSYKHDGSLHRTWRDTMVLKTSENALIGCNDHTLVTEADGRRWVTREPALVYFHKHYWFNIITMIRDNGISYYCNLASPAVLDREALKYIDYDLDVKVFPSGEKKLLDVDEYQLHGAQWHYSTEIDRILKHNVLTLVDWIEHKKGPFSQEYVDIWYSRYLELSRQEQ from the coding sequence ATGCGGCAGTCTAAGGAACCTAAGGAAGGTGATTTTATCACCATCAAAAGTTATAAACACGACGGAAGTTTACACCGAACTTGGCGTGATACAATGGTTTTGAAAACAAGTGAGAATGCTTTAATCGGTTGTAATGATCATACATTGGTTACTGAAGCTGATGGTCGTAGGTGGGTGACTCGAGAACCAGCACTTGTTTACTTTCATAAACACTATTGGTTTAATATTATCACTATGATTAGGGATAATGGCATTTCTTATTATTGCAACCTAGCATCACCAGCTGTTTTAGATCGTGAAGCACTTAAATATATCGATTATGATCTCGATGTCAAAGTATTTCCTAGTGGAGAAAAAAAACTACTGGATGTTGATGAATATCAGCTTCATGGAGCACAATGGCATTATTCAACAGAAATTGATCGAATATTGAAACATAATGTTTTGACTTTGGTTGATTGGATCGAACATAAAAAAGGTCCTTTTTCTCAAGAATATGTTGATATTTGGTATAGTCGCTATTTAGAATTATCACGTCAAGAGCAGTAA
- a CDS encoding AI-2E family transporter — protein sequence MFNKMQRSKLLWVTLELLLIATLIFVCSKIDFIFKPIGTFISTLFAPVLIAGFLYYLVNPIVKLLMKVKVGKHRISRTVAVSIVFILLIGIVALIAAIVVPLLINEIGQLIKQMPQYIAGLQKIGNDYYQHLSHVEWVKKLKLTNYTTKIQNNFLKTLESFAGSLTNSLGVVIGTITTITVTIITIPFILFYMLKDGQQLIPNLQKIFPSRHEKQVAELMKKLNTTLSRYIAGQVIECLFIATFTSIGYWIIGLPYAFLLGVTAGMTNIIPYVGPYIGIFPALILGLTFSTGKALLVIIVCVIVQQVDGNLVYPNVIGKSLAIHPLTIIILLLVAGNLAGIIGMILAVPTYAVLKTVVKYLIDLYHLHQAE from the coding sequence ATGTTTAATAAAATGCAACGTTCAAAGTTATTATGGGTAACGCTAGAATTATTGTTAATAGCTACTTTAATTTTTGTTTGTAGTAAAATTGACTTTATTTTTAAGCCGATTGGAACATTTATTTCAACTTTATTTGCTCCAGTTTTGATTGCTGGTTTTTTGTATTATCTAGTGAATCCGATTGTAAAACTTTTAATGAAAGTAAAGGTAGGAAAGCATCGAATTTCTCGGACAGTAGCTGTTAGTATTGTATTCATTTTATTAATAGGAATTGTTGCCTTAATTGCGGCGATCGTAGTTCCTTTATTGATTAATGAAATTGGACAATTAATTAAGCAAATGCCACAATATATAGCTGGACTGCAAAAAATTGGCAATGATTATTACCAGCACTTAAGTCACGTTGAATGGGTAAAAAAACTAAAACTTACCAATTATACGACTAAAATTCAGAATAATTTTTTGAAAACTCTTGAGAGCTTTGCGGGTTCTTTAACCAATAGTTTAGGGGTAGTTATTGGAACAATAACTACCATTACGGTTACGATTATCACTATCCCATTTATTTTGTTTTATATGTTGAAAGATGGACAACAATTAATTCCTAATTTGCAAAAGATTTTTCCTTCGAGACATGAAAAGCAGGTTGCAGAATTAATGAAGAAATTAAATACTACACTTTCACGTTATATAGCTGGTCAAGTTATTGAATGTTTGTTTATTGCCACTTTTACGTCGATCGGTTATTGGATTATTGGATTGCCATATGCCTTTTTGTTAGGTGTAACGGCAGGAATGACAAATATTATTCCATATGTTGGACCTTATATTGGAATTTTTCCAGCATTGATTTTAGGCTTAACTTTTTCAACGGGAAAGGCATTGCTGGTAATCATTGTTTGCGTTATTGTGCAACAGGTTGATGGTAATTTAGTGTATCCGAATGTTATTGGCAAATCATTAGCAATTCACCCATTAACAATCATTATTTTATTACTAGTGGCTGGAAACTTAGCTGGAATTATTGGCATGATTTTGGCTGTACCGACCTATGCCGTTTTAAAAACCGTAGTAAAATATTTGATAGATTTATATCATTTACATCAAGCTGAATAA
- the tagD gene encoding glycerol-3-phosphate cytidylyltransferase — translation MKTVLTYGTFDLLHKGHVRLLKRAADLGDKLIVGLSSDEFNALKGKKAYMSYEDRKYVLEAIKYVDLVIPENNWEQKVKDVLEYKVDVFVMGDDWQGKFDFLNDYCQVVYLPRTEGISTTKIKKDLGTD, via the coding sequence ATGAAAACAGTTTTAACATATGGAACATTTGATTTATTGCATAAAGGACATGTTCGTTTACTCAAACGTGCTGCTGATTTAGGAGATAAATTAATTGTAGGATTGTCTAGTGATGAGTTTAATGCTTTGAAGGGAAAAAAGGCATATATGTCTTATGAGGATCGTAAATATGTTTTAGAAGCGATTAAATATGTTGATTTAGTTATACCAGAAAATAATTGGGAACAAAAAGTGAAAGATGTGTTAGAGTACAAAGTTGATGTTTTTGTTATGGGAGATGATTGGCAAGGCAAATTTGACTTTTTAAATGATTATTGTCAAGTTGTCTATTTGCCCAGAACAGAGGGTATTTCAACTACAAAAATTAAAAAAGATTTGGGTACGGATTAG
- a CDS encoding ATP-binding cassette domain-containing protein translates to MKKIEIKYITKEQPLITEKKESVNKKSPLAKNKSFWPLQGVSLTVNPGEAVGLIGINGSGKRTLTEILAGRLKQTTGFTTLNAKINYASSRAGLDENFTGLENIKSQITKMDIDEFKAKHLLNGIIDFCELGNWLERPVREYSVGMYARLSLTIAMFTEPEMIVLDNVLNALDIPYSQQVNQKLQELKDSGVALLVADVNLVNVERFCERTLWLQFGKVQQLGPTPDVMLQYEYFQDWLRNATLPEKNKYFAKKKKDSQNFDIAQIYEEFKVEQFKHGFTRKDEPKMRRAFFKERGADPVAAIEKNAAKKTPANKKKMSKRNKQRLIWIVVLLGVIGLGSWGYLSQANKSKLKSEQKTTLTSSEKRVSSLKEQRSSKKKQSSLAASKAAASSKSVSESSVKAASAASESSAKAASASSASESSLKANTQTINVNSGDTLEGLAEKYATDVNTIKKINNISSEADLKAGSVIRVPK, encoded by the coding sequence ATGAAAAAAATAGAAATAAAATATATAACTAAAGAACAACCACTGATTACTGAAAAAAAAGAGTCAGTTAATAAGAAAAGTCCACTAGCAAAAAATAAGTCATTCTGGCCATTGCAAGGAGTTTCTTTGACAGTTAATCCTGGGGAAGCGGTTGGGTTAATCGGAATTAATGGCTCAGGAAAACGAACTTTAACCGAAATATTGGCTGGAAGATTAAAACAGACAACTGGTTTTACGACCTTAAATGCCAAAATAAATTATGCAAGCAGCCGGGCCGGACTAGATGAAAACTTTACGGGATTAGAGAATATTAAGTCACAAATTACTAAGATGGATATTGATGAATTTAAAGCTAAACATTTATTAAATGGTATAATTGACTTTTGTGAGTTAGGTAACTGGTTGGAACGACCGGTTAGAGAATATTCAGTAGGAATGTATGCTAGACTTTCTTTAACGATTGCAATGTTTACCGAGCCAGAAATGATTGTTTTAGATAATGTCTTAAATGCACTGGATATTCCCTATAGTCAGCAAGTAAATCAAAAGTTGCAAGAATTAAAAGATTCAGGAGTTGCTTTGCTAGTCGCTGACGTTAATTTAGTGAATGTTGAACGCTTTTGTGAAAGGACCTTGTGGTTGCAATTTGGTAAGGTTCAACAACTGGGGCCGACTCCGGATGTTATGTTGCAATATGAATATTTTCAAGACTGGCTACGAAATGCAACTTTACCGGAAAAAAATAAGTATTTTGCAAAGAAAAAGAAAGACAGTCAAAACTTTGATATAGCTCAGATTTATGAGGAATTTAAAGTTGAACAATTTAAACACGGATTTACTCGTAAAGACGAACCTAAAATGCGCCGCGCCTTTTTTAAAGAAAGAGGTGCTGATCCTGTAGCAGCAATAGAAAAAAATGCTGCAAAGAAAACTCCGGCAAACAAAAAAAAGATGTCTAAAAGAAATAAGCAGCGCCTAATTTGGATAGTTGTACTACTTGGTGTAATTGGATTAGGAAGTTGGGGATATTTGTCACAGGCAAATAAATCTAAATTGAAGAGTGAACAAAAAACGACTTTGACGAGTAGCGAAAAACGAGTTAGTTCATTAAAGGAACAGCGCAGTTCCAAGAAAAAACAGTCATCTTTAGCTGCAAGTAAGGCAGCCGCAAGTTCTAAAAGTGTTTCAGAAAGTTCAGTGAAAGCAGCTAGCGCGGCTTCTGAGAGTTCAGCCAAAGCGGCTTCAGCTTCCAGTGCAAGTGAGTCATCCTTGAAAGCTAACACACAGACGATTAACGTTAATAGTGGAGATACGTTGGAAGGCTTAGCTGAAAAATATGCAACCGACGTTAACACAATTAAGAAAATTAATAATATTTCTTCAGAAGCTGATTTAAAAGCCGGTTCCGTAATTCGCGTTCCAAAGTAA
- a CDS encoding hemolysin family protein, which yields MNSDAGPAEVSLMIILFLLVNGQLVRMIRVACQQLNETFPRLDDLQREKILLLKQQLTNLNLINILCDWIGFGLLGLLIGQNLSSFDWWYLVLTVLAFVVINICLTELARRRPLLVGLRLIKWTIPIRFICYPLTKLFLIVKKYSINDKKKLEISGQQKIIANFQEMLLKESTDNDFKPETFKMVEGVISIHQKMVREIMIARTDAFMVDIQNDNDRNIDAIIQQPYSRIPVFNETKDNIVGVVHIKNLLRSAREEGFEHLKLRRIMQAALFIPETMTVDDCLIELKRTHNQMAILFDEYGGVVGLVTLEDIIEEIVGEISDESDIPNQHYQKIADNQYIVEGRLPLDDFNEEFGTHLYDNEVDTIAGYIIAGLSAIPADGEKVELRTPEDVILLTEKIEDSRILQVKVTLPSGLAIAHVQHEKQIKQSVNN from the coding sequence ATGAATTCTGATGCTGGACCGGCAGAGGTCAGCTTGATGATTATTTTATTTTTGTTAGTAAACGGGCAACTAGTCCGAATGATTAGAGTTGCTTGTCAACAATTGAACGAAACTTTTCCAAGGTTAGATGACTTACAAAGAGAAAAAATTTTACTGTTGAAACAGCAACTTACAAATTTAAATTTGATTAATATATTGTGTGACTGGATTGGATTTGGGTTGTTGGGTCTTTTAATCGGTCAGAATTTGTCAAGTTTTGATTGGTGGTATTTAGTATTAACAGTGTTAGCATTTGTTGTAATCAATATTTGTTTAACTGAGTTGGCAAGGCGTAGACCATTATTAGTTGGTTTACGATTAATAAAATGGACAATACCCATACGCTTTATTTGCTATCCTTTAACTAAACTCTTTTTGATTGTTAAAAAGTATTCAATTAATGATAAAAAAAAATTAGAGATTTCAGGGCAGCAGAAAATAATTGCGAATTTTCAAGAAATGTTGTTAAAAGAATCCACGGATAATGATTTCAAACCCGAAACTTTTAAAATGGTAGAGGGAGTAATTTCAATTCACCAAAAAATGGTGCGAGAGATTATGATTGCGCGAACAGATGCATTTATGGTTGATATTCAAAATGACAATGATCGTAATATTGATGCAATTATTCAACAGCCCTATTCAAGAATACCTGTTTTTAATGAAACAAAGGATAATATTGTCGGAGTGGTGCATATTAAAAACCTTTTACGTTCTGCTCGTGAAGAAGGCTTTGAGCATTTAAAATTGCGACGCATTATGCAAGCGGCTCTATTTATTCCGGAAACGATGACAGTCGATGATTGTTTGATTGAATTAAAGAGGACGCATAATCAAATGGCAATTCTGTTTGATGAATACGGCGGAGTAGTGGGATTAGTAACACTTGAAGATATTATTGAAGAAATTGTCGGAGAAATTAGTGATGAGTCAGATATTCCAAATCAACATTATCAAAAGATAGCCGATAATCAGTATATTGTTGAAGGACGACTACCATTGGATGATTTTAATGAAGAATTTGGAACTCACTTATATGATAATGAGGTTGATACAATTGCTGGATATATTATTGCCGGATTAAGTGCAATACCAGCTGATGGAGAAAAAGTTGAGCTGAGAACGCCAGAAGATGTGATTTTGTTGACGGAAAAGATTGAAGATTCTCGTATTCTTCAAGTTAAAGTAACTTTGCCATCGGGCTTAGCAATTGCCCATGTTCAACATGAAAAACAAATTAAGCAGTCAGTAAATAATTAA
- a CDS encoding peptide chain release factor 3 — protein sequence MKSDSLTAEVSKRRTFAIISHPDAGKTTITEQLLLFGGVVRKAGTVKAKKSGNFAKSDWMEIEKKRGISVTSSVMQFDYAGKRINILDTPGHEDFSEDTYRTLMAVDSAVMVIDSAKGIEPQTKKLFQVCRMRGIPIFTFINKLDRDGRAPLDLITELEEVLQIDAYAMNWPIGMGKGLKGIYDLFNHRIELYRREDHSESFLTLNQNGELTEDNPLKGESIYRQVLEEVELLQAAGNQLDTDKVATGKLTPVFFGSALTNFGVKTFLDAYLKFAPAPASHQTEAKQLIEPSDHAFSGFIFKIQANMNPNHRDRIAFVRVCSGRFERGMDVILQRTGKKLRLANSTQFMADSRETVEEAVAGDIVGLYDTGNFQIGDTIYTGKQAVKFEKLPQFTPELFVKVTAKNVMKQKSFHKGIAQLVQEGAVQLYQSYSTGEYILGAVGQLQFEVFQFRMKNEYHSDVVMDSIGHKIARWIDPEQLDEKMSSSRNLLVKDRLGMPLFLFENEFSERWFKDKYPDIKLTAKL from the coding sequence ATGAAAAGCGATAGTTTAACAGCAGAGGTTAGTAAAAGACGAACCTTTGCGATCATTTCTCACCCTGATGCAGGAAAAACAACCATTACGGAGCAATTATTATTGTTTGGTGGGGTCGTTCGCAAGGCTGGGACGGTAAAAGCAAAAAAGTCAGGTAATTTTGCAAAATCAGATTGGATGGAAATTGAAAAAAAACGTGGTATTTCGGTCACAAGTTCGGTAATGCAATTTGATTATGCTGGGAAAAGAATTAATATTTTAGATACACCGGGGCATGAAGATTTTTCAGAAGATACTTATCGAACACTAATGGCAGTTGACTCTGCAGTCATGGTAATTGATTCTGCTAAAGGAATTGAACCGCAAACAAAAAAATTATTTCAAGTTTGTCGAATGCGGGGGATTCCGATTTTTACTTTTATTAATAAACTTGATCGTGACGGCCGGGCACCTTTAGATTTAATAACTGAACTGGAAGAGGTTTTACAGATCGATGCTTACGCAATGAATTGGCCAATTGGTATGGGGAAAGGTTTGAAAGGAATTTATGATCTGTTTAACCATCGAATTGAATTGTATCGTCGAGAAGATCATTCAGAGTCTTTTTTGACACTTAATCAAAATGGTGAACTGACTGAGGATAATCCGTTAAAAGGGGAAAGCATTTACCGGCAAGTTTTAGAAGAAGTTGAACTACTACAAGCTGCCGGAAATCAGTTAGATACAGATAAAGTTGCTACTGGGAAGTTGACGCCAGTGTTCTTTGGTTCAGCATTAACAAATTTTGGTGTAAAAACATTTTTAGATGCGTATTTGAAATTTGCACCTGCGCCAGCCAGTCATCAGACAGAAGCTAAACAATTGATTGAGCCGAGTGACCATGCATTTAGTGGATTCATTTTTAAAATTCAGGCTAACATGAATCCTAATCACCGTGATCGAATAGCTTTTGTTCGCGTCTGTTCGGGTCGCTTTGAGCGCGGAATGGATGTTATTTTACAACGCACAGGGAAAAAATTGCGTTTAGCGAATTCAACACAGTTTATGGCTGATTCTCGTGAAACGGTTGAAGAAGCAGTCGCTGGTGATATTGTTGGGTTATATGATACCGGGAATTTTCAAATAGGTGATACAATTTATACAGGAAAGCAAGCTGTTAAATTTGAAAAATTACCACAGTTTACGCCAGAACTTTTTGTAAAAGTTACCGCTAAAAATGTGATGAAGCAAAAATCATTTCATAAAGGGATAGCACAATTGGTTCAAGAAGGTGCGGTTCAGCTTTATCAAAGTTATTCAACTGGGGAGTACATTCTTGGCGCAGTCGGACAATTACAATTTGAAGTTTTCCAATTCAGAATGAAAAATGAATATCATTCTGATGTCGTGATGGATTCTATCGGTCATAAAATTGCTCGCTGGATTGACCCAGAACAATTAGATGAAAAAATGTCTTCATCTCGAAATCTACTGGTTAAAGATCGTCTAGGAATGCCATTATTCTTATTTGAAAATGAATTTTCTGAGAGATGGTTTAAGGATAAGTATCCTGATATTAAATTAACAGCAAAACTTTAG
- a CDS encoding MucBP domain-containing protein, with translation MSVSSFLKKVFQTFKSSDSATANQIPPKSTDEVSTKATKKPEQQKSLSQLANNKVELKQPNEISQEKQNAVLLLIYQDEQQHEIARPQLISGLIGQKIQFKLRKLSNYNLINIKGFNDHFFSQYAIMVLLYQKQDGAPIRITFKNYDNNNSLLPAQLLKGKIGEAYQIFSPEINNFNLQTVDGKIKGFFTHQLQQVTLYYRYNEWESVEKSDISFVLLKDIFCFTRIDDSNPLLLLRAGTVWQTFKRIILYSQEIWYSLGAFWIKYQPEAMSIQKKQQPLIDNSDFLLLGKASPVNQPAKINFTDTSLVHYFDYPNGQWIGKIANQTKVSITTKIKIDDILWYELADYGWLPAHYLNF, from the coding sequence TTGTCAGTCAGTAGTTTTCTAAAGAAAGTTTTCCAAACTTTTAAAAGCAGTGATTCAGCAACTGCCAACCAAATTCCCCCAAAATCAACTGACGAAGTCTCCACTAAGGCAACGAAAAAGCCAGAACAGCAGAAATCCCTTTCACAATTAGCTAATAATAAAGTAGAATTAAAGCAGCCTAATGAAATTAGTCAAGAAAAACAAAATGCTGTTCTTTTGCTAATTTATCAAGACGAACAGCAACACGAAATTGCTCGTCCACAACTAATTAGTGGTTTAATTGGACAAAAGATTCAATTTAAGCTTCGTAAATTATCGAATTACAACTTAATAAACATCAAGGGGTTTAATGACCACTTCTTTTCCCAATATGCAATTATGGTGTTACTCTATCAAAAACAAGACGGAGCTCCAATCCGAATTACTTTTAAAAATTACGATAATAATAATAGTTTATTACCTGCTCAACTTTTAAAGGGGAAAATTGGAGAAGCTTATCAAATTTTTTCACCAGAAATTAATAATTTCAATTTACAAACTGTTGATGGAAAAATTAAGGGTTTTTTTACTCACCAACTTCAACAAGTAACTTTGTATTATCGTTACAATGAGTGGGAGTCTGTTGAAAAATCAGACATTTCTTTTGTTTTATTAAAAGATATTTTTTGCTTTACAAGAATTGATGATTCCAATCCCCTGTTACTTTTAAGAGCTGGAACTGTTTGGCAAACTTTTAAACGAATTATTTTATATTCCCAAGAAATTTGGTATAGTTTAGGAGCCTTTTGGATAAAATATCAGCCAGAAGCCATGTCTATTCAGAAAAAACAGCAACCTTTAATTGATAATTCTGATTTTCTTTTATTAGGAAAAGCAAGTCCGGTTAATCAGCCAGCTAAAATCAATTTTACTGATACTTCTTTGGTCCATTATTTTGATTATCCCAATGGACAATGGATTGGAAAAATCGCTAATCAAACAAAAGTCAGCATAACTACCAAAATAAAAATTGATGATATTTTATGGTATGAACTAGCTGATTATGGTTGGCTACCAGCACACTACCTTAACTTTTAA
- a CDS encoding DUF1827 family protein — protein MHLIDVSNSYSRKIKHELENSATHFIKVYTLGNSRVVFKRNSLDEEIIISNKNRSISDDEIKFILNELVKNKKDAAKVTRTDSVVQISLTVH, from the coding sequence ATGCATTTAATTGATGTTAGCAATAGCTACTCACGAAAAATCAAACATGAATTAGAAAATTCAGCAACTCATTTCATTAAAGTTTACACTTTAGGTAATAGTCGAGTCGTTTTCAAAAGAAACAGTCTGGATGAAGAAATAATTATTTCTAACAAAAATCGAAGTATTTCTGACGATGAAATAAAATTTATTTTAAATGAACTCGTTAAAAATAAAAAAGATGCTGCTAAAGTTACACGAACAGATAGTGTTGTCCAAATTAGCCTAACAGTTCATTAA